A genomic segment from Corylus avellana chromosome ca5, CavTom2PMs-1.0 encodes:
- the LOC132181634 gene encoding disease resistance protein RGA2-like: MAEGVLFDIAGSIIKSLGSLALQEIGVLWGFKDELRKLEDTVSTIQAVLLDAEEKQAQNHEVKDWLRKLKYAMYDADDLLDDYSTQLLRQQLMTRDKKMAKEVRIFFSKSNQLVYGFKMGHRIKAVRARLDEIATDRIKFGFNEHTTATQFEHMKRQDTHSFVHGEDVIGREDDKESIKKLLFDPNMNEKNVSIIPIVGIGGQGKTTLAQYVYNDEEVRRHFDLRMWACVSDPFDMKTIIVKLIESATKERPKSLEMDPLQSELRAKIDGKRYLLVLDDVWNENRGTWSDLEKL; the protein is encoded by the exons ATGGCGGAAGGAGTTCTCTTCGACATTGCTGGGAGTATCATTAAGAGTTTGGGCTCTCTTGCTCTCCAAGAGATTGGAGTGTTATGGGGTTTCAAAGATGAGCTTCGAAAGCTCGAGGACACCGTTTCTACCATCCAAGCTGTGCTTTTGGATGCGGAGGAAAAGCAGGCCCAGAACCATGAGGTCAAAGATTGGCTTCGAAAGCTCAAGTATGCCATGTACGACGCCGATGACTTGCTGGATGACTACTCCACTCAACTTTTACGCCAACAACTGATGACACGAGATAAGAAGATGGCAAAAGAG GTACgcatcttcttttccaaatcaaaCCAGCTTGTATATGGCTTTAAAATGGGTCATAGGATCAAGGCAGTTAGGGCGAGACTGGATGAAATTGCAActgataggatcaaatttggCTTCAATGAGCACACCACAGCGACACAGTTTGAGCATATGAAAAGACAAGATACACACTCATTTGTACATGGGGAAGATGTCATTGGGAGAGAGGATGATAAGGAGTCTATTAAAAAGCTGTTATTCGATCCCAATATGAATGAGAAGAATGTTTCCATAATTCCCATAGTTGGGATTGGTGGACAAGGAAAGACCACGCTTGCGCAGTATGTGTACAACGATGAGGAGGTTCGAAGACATTTTGACCTGAGAATGTGGGCATGTGTCTCTGATCCTTTTGATATGAAAACTATCATTGTAAAGCTCATAGAATCTGCGACTAAGGAGAGACCTAAAAGCCTTGAGATGGATCCATTGCAAAGTGAGCTTCGAGCAAAAATTGATGGGAAGCgatatttacttgttttagacGATGTGTGGAATGAGAATCGTGGTACATGGTCCGACTTGGAAAAGTTGTGA